A genomic region of Ornithorhynchus anatinus isolate Pmale09 chromosome 7, mOrnAna1.pri.v4, whole genome shotgun sequence contains the following coding sequences:
- the LOC120638513 gene encoding keratin-associated protein 4-12-like, producing MADNCCSPCCRPSCCVPVCCKPMCCEPVCCTPVCCKPTCCPTPCCRPASRVVLLCRPACGAPCGAGCGSASCCQPACGRDSCGQDSCCGSVCCGSGPCQSSCCRPCCCTTLSCRPVACVPVCHGQVLQAKVKIISWICTQEKRPAVFGGQSVPKKAQYKSHQRETSSQSVSNPPETPTADTMADNCCSPCCRPSGRVPVCCEPVCCEPVCCTPVCCEPVCCVPVCCEPTCCPTPCCRPASRVALLCRPACGAPCGAGCGSASCCQPACGRDGCCGSVCCGSGPCQSSRCTTLSCRPVACVPVCCKPVARCPTTCCPPASCPSLLCRPACPSPACC from the exons ATGGCCGACAACTGCTGCTCCCCTTGCTGCCGGCCGTCTTGCTGCGTGCCCGTGTGCTGCAAACCCATGTGCTGCGAGCCCGTCTGCTGCACGCCCGTCTGCTGCAAACCCACGTGCTGCCCCACCCCGTGCTGCCGCCCAGCCTCCCGCGTGGTTCTGCTCTGCCGCCCGGCCTGCGGTGCGCCCTGCGGGGCCGGCTGCGGCTCGGCCTCTTGCTGCCAGCCGGCTTGTGGCCGGGACAGTTGTGGCCAGGACAGTTGCTGCGGCTCGGTCTGCTGCGGGTCCGGCCCCTGCCAGTCCTCCTGCTGCCGACCGTGTTGCTGCACAACCCTCTCCTGCCGGCCCGTGGCGTGCGTGCCCGTCTGCC ATGGCCAGGTTCTCCAG GCCAAAGTAAAAATCATTTCTTGGATATGTACCCAGGAAAAAAGGCCTGCAGTATTTGGAGGACAGAGTGTTCCCAAAAAGGCCCAG TATAAGAGCCACCAAAGGGAGACGtcatctcagtcagtcagtaaccCTCCAGAAACTCCAACCGCCGACACCATGGCCGACAACTGCTGCTCCCCTTGCTGCCGGCCGTCTGGCCGCGTGCCCGTGTGCTGCGAGCCCGTGTGCTGCGAGCCCGTGTGCTGCACGCCCGTGTGCTGCGAGCCCGTGTGCTGCGTTCCCGTCTGCTGCGAACCCACGTGCTGCCCCACCCCGTGCTGCCGCCCAGCCTCCCGCGTGGCTCTGCTCTGCCGCCCGGCCTGCGGTGCGCCCTGCGGGGCCGGCTGCGGCTCGGCCTCCTGCTGCCAGCCGGCCTGCGGCCGGGACGGTTGCTGCGGCTCGGTCTGCTGCGGGTCCGGCCCCTGCCAGTCCTCCCGCTGCACAACCCTCTCCTGCCGGCCCGTCGCGTGCGTGCCCGTCTGCTGTAAGCCCGTGGCCCGTTGCCCCACCACCTGCTGCCCGCCGgcctcctgcccttccctgctCTGCCGACCTGCTTGCCCCAGCCCTGCTTGCTGTTGA